One window from the genome of Polyangiaceae bacterium encodes:
- a CDS encoding insulinase family protein, with protein MDRDALDALNATLNGQQVTYLGAAHFGPKLNIERFRLANGLDVLLCEDHSAPVVAYHTWFRVGSRHEREGKTGLAHLFEHLMFNETENLPKGEFDRRLEEAGADTNASTWLDWTHYNIAVPSDQLPLVIRLEAERMGALVLKEPQVESEKEVVANERRYRVDDDVEGAINEVLWATAYTKHPYHHPTIGWMADIEGFTTEDCRAFYEAYYAPNNACVVVVGDVAPTELLKQMVDAYAGLAPFELPVEDSWPEPAQTSERRVELTQPTSTQKVAVAYHAPALGDYDHPALAVLNEVLSGGRASRLYNRLITEMELASEVRTFLGPFRDPGLIEVYASGRDSVRAEQLLEVIDEELEKLSREPVPTAELERACARMELGLLGGLENVDGRASTIGFYETVLGRPGAAFERLEAMQRVTPSDLLRAARRYLRPEQRSVVLVRPSRDGQEAA; from the coding sequence ATGGATCGAGACGCGCTAGACGCACTCAACGCGACCCTTAATGGCCAGCAGGTGACCTACCTCGGCGCAGCTCACTTCGGCCCAAAGCTGAACATCGAGCGCTTCCGCCTGGCCAATGGGCTCGACGTCTTGCTGTGTGAGGACCACAGCGCTCCAGTCGTCGCCTACCACACTTGGTTCCGTGTGGGTTCGCGCCACGAGCGGGAAGGCAAGACAGGCCTGGCTCACTTGTTCGAGCACCTGATGTTCAACGAGACGGAGAACTTGCCGAAGGGCGAGTTCGATCGCCGGCTGGAAGAGGCGGGGGCGGACACGAACGCATCTACCTGGCTCGACTGGACCCACTACAACATCGCAGTGCCGAGCGATCAGCTACCTCTGGTGATTCGCCTCGAAGCCGAGCGCATGGGCGCGCTGGTGCTGAAGGAACCTCAAGTCGAAAGCGAAAAAGAAGTCGTCGCCAACGAACGTCGCTACCGCGTCGACGACGACGTGGAGGGTGCGATCAACGAGGTGCTCTGGGCCACCGCATACACGAAGCACCCGTATCACCACCCGACCATCGGCTGGATGGCGGACATCGAGGGCTTCACCACCGAAGACTGTCGCGCCTTCTACGAGGCGTACTACGCCCCCAACAACGCCTGCGTCGTCGTGGTTGGTGACGTAGCGCCAACAGAGCTGTTGAAGCAGATGGTCGATGCCTACGCCGGACTCGCGCCGTTCGAGCTCCCCGTGGAAGACAGCTGGCCGGAGCCCGCACAGACGTCGGAGCGAAGGGTCGAACTGACGCAGCCGACGTCGACGCAAAAAGTGGCGGTCGCCTATCACGCGCCGGCCTTGGGAGACTACGATCACCCTGCGCTCGCGGTGCTGAACGAAGTCCTCTCCGGTGGACGGGCTAGCCGCCTCTACAACCGACTGATCACCGAGATGGAGCTAGCGAGCGAGGTCCGCACGTTTCTCGGTCCGTTCCGCGATCCAGGCCTGATCGAGGTGTACGCCTCGGGTCGAGACAGTGTCCGCGCGGAACAGCTTCTGGAGGTCATCGATGAGGAACTCGAGAAGCTGTCTCGAGAGCCGGTTCCCACCGCCGAGCTGGAGCGCGCTTGCGCGCGTATGGAACTCGGGCTCCTGGGTGGGCTCGAGAACGTGGACGGCCGCGCCAGCACCATCGGTTTTTATGAGACGGTTCTCGGTAGACCAGGAGCTGCCTTCGAGCGCCTGGAAGCGATGCAGCGAGTGACACCCAGCGATCTGCTCCGCGCAGCTCGGCGCTACTTGCGCCCAGAGCAGCGCTCCGTGGTCCTGGTCAGGCCGAGCCGCGATGGTCAGGAGGCTGCGTGA
- a CDS encoding insulinase family protein: protein MIPVLLESDTALPLVHCSLALRIGSVVDPPGKEGLTRLLFRLMRRTGGGATPRALDERIDRLGAAIWVDVGQSTSGVHGTTISRNLDAFLDVLADVVLKPGLDAEEFERLKREALSELVEVLDSDRSLARRWFARRLFAGHPYARPTGGTKATLAAIELKDLEQRYRELFCPENLVLAVAGDIDEARANAFAERLTAALPRGHVLDDPTPEPTQRPGRHLVFVDKPERSQTQILIGCLGSHPHDPDHIPLHVANTVFGGTFTSRLTQEVRGKRGWSYGAYASLPVDRRRRSFSMWTFPKAEDAVACVQLELELFEAWVSGGITQEELDWVKAYLVRSHAFAVDSASKRVGQLLDMELYGLPGGYHTEYTKRVAGVTLEQANQSLRRLTPKDLLISVVGSQEPIYAALQAGIPHLESSEVIPFDTD from the coding sequence GTGATCCCGGTCCTCCTCGAGTCCGACACGGCTCTGCCCTTGGTTCACTGCTCCCTCGCTCTCCGGATCGGCTCGGTAGTGGATCCGCCGGGAAAAGAAGGCCTGACCCGCCTGCTGTTCCGTTTGATGCGGCGGACCGGCGGAGGCGCCACGCCACGCGCCTTGGATGAGCGCATCGATCGCCTCGGGGCCGCGATTTGGGTCGACGTCGGGCAAAGCACCTCAGGTGTGCACGGCACTACCATCTCACGAAACCTGGATGCATTCCTCGACGTGCTGGCAGACGTGGTGTTGAAGCCGGGCCTGGACGCCGAGGAGTTCGAGCGCTTGAAGCGTGAAGCGCTGAGCGAACTGGTGGAGGTGCTCGACAGCGACCGCAGCCTCGCGCGGCGCTGGTTTGCTCGCCGCCTTTTCGCGGGCCACCCCTACGCGCGACCTACTGGCGGAACCAAGGCGACACTGGCGGCCATCGAGCTCAAGGACCTGGAGCAGCGCTACCGGGAGCTGTTCTGCCCGGAGAACCTCGTGCTCGCAGTGGCCGGCGACATCGACGAGGCGCGGGCCAACGCCTTCGCGGAGCGCCTGACCGCGGCATTGCCCCGCGGACACGTGCTCGATGACCCAACGCCCGAACCCACACAGCGCCCCGGACGTCACCTGGTGTTCGTTGACAAGCCAGAGCGCAGCCAAACTCAGATCCTGATCGGCTGCCTCGGTAGTCACCCCCACGATCCGGATCACATCCCGCTCCACGTCGCGAACACCGTCTTTGGGGGCACCTTTACGTCGCGCCTCACCCAAGAAGTCCGCGGCAAACGTGGGTGGTCCTACGGCGCATACGCCAGCCTACCGGTGGACCGTCGACGCCGCAGCTTCAGCATGTGGACGTTCCCCAAGGCGGAGGACGCTGTCGCATGTGTCCAGCTGGAGCTGGAGCTGTTCGAAGCCTGGGTTTCCGGGGGGATCACCCAGGAGGAGCTCGATTGGGTCAAAGCGTACCTTGTGCGCTCCCACGCATTCGCCGTGGACAGCGCCTCGAAGCGCGTAGGGCAGCTGCTGGACATGGAACTCTACGGGCTGCCAGGCGGCTACCACACTGAGTACACCAAGCGCGTCGCCGGGGTGACGCTCGAGCAAGCGAACCAGAGCCTGCGCCGCCTCACCCCAAAAGATCTATTGATCAGCGTGGTGGGAAGCCAAGAGCCGATCTACGCAGCGTTGCAGGCGGGGATCCCTCACCTCGAGTCCAGCGAGGTGATCCCCTTCGACACCGACTGA
- a CDS encoding phospho-sugar mutase yields MSEKDVVTRAREWMAQDPSAADRDELAALIAEDKREELEERMGAELEFGTAGLRGIVGAGRSRMNLANVIRTTRGLADYLLARIPDAKTLPVVIGRDGRLSSAEFMNATQQVLEAARIPVRYFEAPVPTPIVAYAARQLSASAAVCITASHNPPEYNGYKVYAANAAQIVPPVDGEIAQRIGRVESAAQVKLGGAGELSEAIPTSLVDRYFSELDALRPKVNVDRDFAIVYTPMHGVGGKFVMRGLEQTGFRRVHAVAEQFEPDGHFPTVKFPNPEEKGALDLSLALAAECDAELILANDPDADRLAVCVKTSTGRWVQLTGNQIGVLLADFMLAASATTPRRMVISSIVSSPMLGELAKHYDAHWDQTLTGFKWIWNAAMDLEAKGGVSYVFGFEEAIGYSAGHLVRDKDGISAAVLFAELTAALRAQGSSVVERLHQLYRDHGLWVSTQKSITMPGADGAQAIASAMERLRANAPKQVGDVEVLSVTDYQQGAAERPRWLAKSNLVAIELAAGRILVRPSGTEPKLKIYVDLCQRLDAEQSVTGAEDDLAARAAAVAEDVGKLLALS; encoded by the coding sequence ATGAGCGAAAAGGATGTGGTGACTCGCGCGCGCGAGTGGATGGCCCAGGACCCAAGCGCTGCAGATCGTGACGAACTCGCGGCGCTGATCGCCGAGGACAAACGTGAGGAACTCGAGGAGCGGATGGGCGCTGAGCTCGAGTTCGGCACCGCCGGGCTCCGCGGGATCGTGGGCGCAGGCCGCTCCCGCATGAATCTGGCGAACGTGATCCGGACGACGCGCGGTCTGGCCGACTACCTGCTCGCGCGGATCCCGGACGCGAAGACGCTCCCGGTGGTGATTGGGCGCGATGGGAGACTCTCGAGCGCCGAGTTCATGAACGCCACTCAGCAGGTGCTCGAGGCGGCGCGTATACCGGTACGCTACTTCGAGGCGCCCGTGCCGACGCCCATCGTGGCCTATGCCGCGCGGCAACTCTCGGCGAGCGCGGCGGTGTGCATCACGGCGAGCCACAACCCTCCAGAGTACAATGGCTACAAGGTCTACGCGGCAAACGCGGCGCAGATCGTGCCTCCGGTCGACGGGGAGATCGCGCAACGCATTGGTCGCGTCGAGTCGGCAGCGCAGGTCAAGCTCGGGGGGGCAGGGGAGCTCTCCGAAGCGATCCCGACAAGTCTAGTCGACCGCTACTTTTCCGAGCTAGACGCCTTGCGCCCGAAGGTGAACGTCGATCGGGACTTTGCGATCGTGTACACGCCGATGCACGGAGTTGGCGGCAAGTTCGTGATGCGTGGTCTCGAGCAGACAGGCTTTCGTCGCGTGCACGCCGTCGCAGAGCAGTTCGAGCCCGATGGGCATTTCCCTACGGTTAAGTTTCCGAACCCGGAAGAGAAAGGCGCGTTGGACCTCTCTCTGGCATTAGCCGCCGAGTGTGATGCAGAGCTGATCCTGGCGAATGACCCCGACGCGGATCGCTTGGCGGTCTGCGTGAAGACCTCAACCGGGCGCTGGGTCCAGCTGACCGGCAACCAAATCGGTGTGTTACTGGCGGATTTCATGCTGGCCGCGTCCGCCACTACGCCGCGTCGCATGGTGATATCCAGCATCGTCTCGAGCCCGATGCTCGGTGAACTGGCGAAGCACTACGATGCGCACTGGGATCAGACTCTCACTGGCTTCAAGTGGATCTGGAACGCTGCGATGGACCTCGAGGCAAAGGGCGGCGTGAGCTACGTCTTCGGCTTCGAGGAGGCGATCGGGTACTCCGCCGGACATCTCGTACGGGACAAGGACGGCATCAGCGCGGCGGTGCTCTTCGCTGAGCTGACCGCGGCCCTCAGAGCCCAGGGCTCCAGCGTGGTTGAGCGCTTGCACCAGCTGTATCGAGACCACGGCCTCTGGGTCAGTACCCAGAAGAGCATCACCATGCCTGGGGCAGACGGTGCTCAAGCGATCGCGTCCGCGATGGAGCGACTTCGAGCGAACGCTCCGAAGCAGGTCGGAGACGTCGAGGTACTGAGCGTCACCGATTACCAACAGGGCGCTGCGGAGCGACCGCGCTGGTTGGCGAAGTCGAATCTCGTGGCGATCGAGCTCGCGGCGGGGCGGATTCTGGTGCGGCCCAGTGGGACCGAGCCCAAGCTGAAGATCTACGTCGACTTGTGTCAGCGATTGGACGCGGAGCAATCCGTGACCGGCGCCGAAGACGACCTCGCTGCGCGCGCGGCGGCGGTCGCTGAGGACGTCGGGAAGCTGCTCGCTTTGAGCTGA